The Heliorestis convoluta genome includes the window TGTAAAAGCGATTGGGCTTTAGGAGCTGGTAGGGTGCCGACGCTCAACGTTGGATCTTGTAGGCCTTCTTTCTGTGCCACCCATTGAGCCAGCTCTTTGCTCTTAAAAAAGGGCAATACTCGTTCACCTTGTTCCGTCGCTATAGAAGCATAAAACCCCGTCTGAAAGCCTTCTTGTTGATATACGAGAGTGTACAGTTCCTGTTCTTTGAAATCTTTCTTCTTCAAAGCTGTCATCTCCCATCTGATGTCATTGCAATTAGAGTTGTCGCAGAGTTGTTGCTTGTCTCTATCCTTTTTGATTCTGGAATTCTCTCATGAAGTCGGCTAGAGCCTGACAACCTTCGCGGGGCATGGCGTTATAGATGGAAGCTCTCATGCCACCGACGGAGCGGTGACCTTTAAGACCATTTAGCCCTCTTCGGGTCGCTTCGCTGTTAAATTCTTTTTCTAGCTCTTCATTGGGCAGTCGGAACGTGATATTCATCAGAGAACGGCTGTCTTTTTCGGCATGGCCTGTGTAGAAGCCGCCGCTATTGTCAATGGCATCATAAATCAGGGCTGCTTTTTCTTCATTGTGCTTGGCTATTGCAGCAAGGCCGCCCTGGTTCTTAATCCACTTGGCAACAAGACCGACCATGTAGACAGAAAAAGAGGGAGGCGTATTGTAAAGAGAATTGTTCTTGCTATGGGTCTCGTAACGAAGCATGGTAGGGATGTTCTTGTTGCCTTGCTCGATCATATCTTGACGGATAATAACAACAGTAACACCAGAAGGACCTAAGTTTTTCTGTGCTCCGGCATAGATGAGTGCAAACTTGCTGGCATCAAAGGGTTTAGAAAGAATATCAGAAGACATGTCAGCGATTAAAGGGATATTTCCGAATTCAGGAAAAGAATGCCATTGCGTACCGAAAATGGTGTTATTGGAGGTAATATGAATATAAGCGGAATTTTCACTGCGATGAATCTCTTCAGGCTGAGGAATACGAACGTAGTTTCCTTCTTTGGTCGTAGCCGCAATATGAGTCTGCCCTAGTTTGGCGGCTTCTTTTTGCGCTTTTTCGGCCCAACTGCCTGTAAGAATATAATCAGCTTTCTGATCTTGACCTAAAAAGTTCATGGGAATCATGGCAAACTGGGTGCTGGCCCCACCTTGTAAGAATAGGACACGATAATCATCGTCCAGTCCTAGAAGCTCTTTAATCAAGCTTTCCGTACCAGCATTAATGGCTTCATACTCTTTGGAACGGTGGCTCATCTCAATTACGGACATGCCTGAACCTTTGTAGTTCAAAAACTCCTGCTGTGCCTCTTCCAAAACGGCTAAAGGAAGTGTCGCTGGTCCTGCACTGAAGTTAAATATTCTTTCTGTCATGAACAAGGTCCTCCCAATCAATAAGTTCAAAAATTAACTTTTCTACATTACCTATTATTATAACTTCCGCAAGTGGGAAGATACAAGCTTTTTGCGTACCTTTAGAAAAGGCAACTTCTTAATGAAACAAAAGAATCGCTCCCTAGAGTGGAGCAGATTCTTTTACAAGAGAAGAGTCCCTCGCTGTTTCTGATTTTTTATTTTTGTTCCATAAAGCGTAGAGCCTCTCCATCCCACTGATAGACTTTCACAGCATCTTCTTGACTTTCTACCGTAAAGTTATCAGGTAAGATGTGCGGATCGCCAGCTACTTTTAGGCGATTGATCTTTTTGGCAATATGAATTTTATCCGGTGAAGGATAGGTGAAAGCGCTTTCTTCTTGTACGCCATGCCAGTACAGACCTTTTGGATCGTCCCAGCTTTCGTGCCAGTAATATTCACTGACTTGCACATGGGCAAAGACTTGTTGAAAGACATTGTTCTCATCAATCCGAAAGATGCGGTTCCAGGTAGTTTCTTCAAAACTCCCCACTCGATTGTCTGCATGCTCCACCACAAAAAGGCCTCGTTGCTCCATACCAGGAAGCTCAAAAGTAGATATTTTTGTAACCATAGAGAGATCTCTCGATAATGCGATCAAACGATTACTCTCCTGTTCAAAAGCAGCAAGAAAAGCTTGGTGCTTTCCCAACGTAATAGCTAGAATAATCTCGTTGCCTGCAATGGGAGAAAAATCACCTTGTAGCTGTTGAACATCAACCGGTTCTATATCTGTTATTCCTTTTGCTTGTAAAGCGCGCTCAACCAATAAAGCTTCTTCTTTTTTTTCATTTTCTGCCAAAGTAGGAATGCCGTTGTCCCAGCGTAACAAGAGCAAGGTTGTGGAAAGAAGTAAAAAAGAGACTAGCAAAAGGACCCCTTTACGAAACAATGGACATTCACCTCCTTAAAACTTGTATATTATGCAGGGTGAATGTCCAATGTTCTTTTTTTATTTTTAAAATTTTCCTAAAAACCAATCCAAGAGAGTTTACCTTCTTTGCGAGGCGGAATGGCTGCTGTACCTTCTGCATAGCCCATGGTGACAAGAGCTACCAATTCACCATCGCCCATACCTAAGGTCCTGTTAATATCATCGGCTACGTGAAGCGGTGCTGTCATCCAGCAAGTGCCTAAGCCGGCGGCGTGTGCAGAGAGTAAGATGTTTTGTATAGCTGCTGAGACACTTTGAATTTTCCCCAGCCGATCGATATTGCAAGTACGAAGATAAGTTGGTGTAGAATCGGGCTGGGCTGTTACAGGACTCGATTGACTATAACAACAGATTAAGATGGGAGCGCCGCCTAAGGTATTGAAAAACTCCAGCGTAGATTGAATGACTTTTGGCTTATCTCTGAAAGCTCTTTCTAACTTTGGCAAAATAACTTGGCCAGCAGGACTGATGATATGGGCTAACTTGTCTTTGTCAGCGCCTCTGACGATATAAAAGTGCCATGGTTGTTGATTGGTCGTAGAGGGCGCCCAGAGACCTTCTTCCATAATTTTTTCGATCACTGCTTTAGGTGGTTCTTCTTTTTTGTACTTACGGATACTGCGACGTTCACGAATGGCTTGACTCAGTTCCATTGGCTCGACCTCCTTCTGCGTAACTGAAAGTGTAAAAAAAAGGGCTATTAAAGAGAAACACTTAGAATAAAAAGAGCCTTGGCAAAATGCCTTTATGTTATTGTTCATCACAATCACATAAAAAACCTTCTTTAATTTGTCTAGAGAAGGGTTTTTCTTACTCTTTGTTGAAAAGATGAAAAAAAGGCAACATAAGAGGAGTCGCCTGAAACTTACTGTCAATAGGAAAGATAGGAAGGCCAACAGTAGGACGACGTTGAAGCTTATGATAGAGAAGGAGACGTTATCATAATGCTAGTAGATTATCATGTACATGCTATGGGACATGCTACATCTCGCCATACAGTAGAAGAGATTTCAGCTTACTTAGAAACGGCGCAAAAGCGTGGAGTGGCGCAAATTGGTTTTGCCGATCATGATCGGTACTTAGATGATTATAACGTAGAAGCGATTGCAGAAGCGGCCAAGAGATTTCCCCAGTTGCAAGTGCGTTTGGGTGTCGAAATCGACTATATTCGCAATGCCAATGAAAAGCTTAATGCTATGGTCTACCGCTATCCTTTTGACTTCGTTATTGGGTCAGTCCATAAAATTCACAGTTGGGATTTTGATCATAGTGGCTATACCAAGCAATATGGTCTTTGGGAAGAAGATAGACTGTATAAAGAGTACTTTGCACGGATTGCTGAAGTAGCTCGTTCCGGGCTTTTTAGCTTTATTGGTCATCTTGATTTAATCAAAATTTTTAAATATCGTTGTAAAAGTCCTGTATTAGAATTGGCTGAAGAAGCCCTACAAGCTATTAAAAAAAGTGGTTTGCCCTGTGAAATCAATACAAATGGTTTGAACAAGCCGATTCAGGAGTTTTATCCATCTCGTGAGCTCTTAGAACGTTGTTTTGAGTTGAACATTCCCATCACATTGAGTTCAGATGCTCACTTTAGTCATGAAGTGGGACGAGATCTAGAAAAGGCCAGGGAATTGGCTTGGTCTGTTGGCTATCGTCAAGTCGCGACCTTCTATCAAAGAAAATGCATGATGGAACCCCTTTAGCATAAGGTATACCGGACTGTTCCTTACGAGGACGGAAAGGGAAGGTGGGGTTTCTTGCGTCTCTACATTTCTGCTGATTTAGAAGGCGTGGCTGGTGTTGTTTCACCGAGACAAGTGACAGCATCAGCCGCCTATGAAGAGGCGAGACGATGGATGACAGAAGAGGTTTGCGCTGTTTCTCGAGGTGCCTTGGCAGCCGGTGCAGAGAAAATCGTTGTGAATGATGGTCATCTTAGCATGACCAATCTTCTGCTCGACCATTTGCCTGAAAAGGTAGAAGTTCTTTCGGGTCGACCGAAAGAATGGGGCATGATGTGTTCCATTGATAAAGGTTTTGATCTTGCTTTTTTTGTCGGCTATCATGCTCGTCAAGGTTCTCTAGGTCTATTGAGCCATTCTTACAGTGATGCCATTGCTCGTATAGAACTCAATGGGATAGAAGTGGGAGAATTGGGATTCAATGCAGCACTGGCAGGCTTTTACGGTGTTCCCGTAGGGCTCGTTAGTGGTGATGCGGAAGTGGCTGTAGAAGGCAGCCATCTGGTAGGAACTCGCTTTGCTGTGGTGAAATGGCCTTTAAGCCAGCAGGGAGCCCGAACTTTGCTTCCCCAGAAAAGCCAAGCTTTGCTCGAAACGCACAGCTATGAAGTTGTAAGGGATTGGCTATCAGGAGAAAATACAGTAGAAGCTTGGTGTCCAGGAGGTCCCTATCAACTTATGGTTGAATTTCGTCATGCACGGATGGCCCAGGTCGTTGCCTGTATGCCAGGTCTAACGCAACGAGGTCCCTGTCGAGTAGAATACAGTCATCAAGACTTACCAACCCTATATAAAGCCTTTCAAGCGATGTTGCTACTAGCACATTCCGTCGCCTAGTTTTCTCTGTCCCCCTTTTGCGACTGTGCTAAAAAAGGGAAAAGGTCTAATAGAGGAGAGAAGCGTAGAGATGATTGAAGCGGGTCAAAGCAGTGGATTAAAAGTTTATAGTGCCCTTCCTTTCAACGCTCTCCCTCGTTGCCACATACTGGCGATTGGTGCTCATCCAGACGATATAGAACTGTCGGTGGGTGGAACAATCGCCTTGGCAACAAGGCAAGGTCATACTGTTGTTGTGGTAGACGTAACGCAAGGTGATAAAGG containing:
- a CDS encoding histidinol-phosphatase HisJ family protein — translated: MLVDYHVHAMGHATSRHTVEEISAYLETAQKRGVAQIGFADHDRYLDDYNVEAIAEAAKRFPQLQVRLGVEIDYIRNANEKLNAMVYRYPFDFVIGSVHKIHSWDFDHSGYTKQYGLWEEDRLYKEYFARIAEVARSGLFSFIGHLDLIKIFKYRCKSPVLELAEEALQAIKKSGLPCEINTNGLNKPIQEFYPSRELLERCFELNIPITLSSDAHFSHEVGRDLEKARELAWSVGYRQVATFYQRKCMMEPL
- a CDS encoding nitroreductase family protein codes for the protein MELSQAIRERRSIRKYKKEEPPKAVIEKIMEEGLWAPSTTNQQPWHFYIVRGADKDKLAHIISPAGQVILPKLERAFRDKPKVIQSTLEFFNTLGGAPILICCYSQSSPVTAQPDSTPTYLRTCNIDRLGKIQSVSAAIQNILLSAHAAGLGTCWMTAPLHVADDINRTLGMGDGELVALVTMGYAEGTAAIPPRKEGKLSWIGF
- a CDS encoding M55 family metallopeptidase, producing the protein MRLYISADLEGVAGVVSPRQVTASAAYEEARRWMTEEVCAVSRGALAAGAEKIVVNDGHLSMTNLLLDHLPEKVEVLSGRPKEWGMMCSIDKGFDLAFFVGYHARQGSLGLLSHSYSDAIARIELNGIEVGELGFNAALAGFYGVPVGLVSGDAEVAVEGSHLVGTRFAVVKWPLSQQGARTLLPQKSQALLETHSYEVVRDWLSGENTVEAWCPGGPYQLMVEFRHARMAQVVACMPGLTQRGPCRVEYSHQDLPTLYKAFQAMLLLAHSVA
- the serC gene encoding 3-phosphoserine/phosphohydroxythreonine transaminase; this translates as MTERIFNFSAGPATLPLAVLEEAQQEFLNYKGSGMSVIEMSHRSKEYEAINAGTESLIKELLGLDDDYRVLFLQGGASTQFAMIPMNFLGQDQKADYILTGSWAEKAQKEAAKLGQTHIAATTKEGNYVRIPQPEEIHRSENSAYIHITSNNTIFGTQWHSFPEFGNIPLIADMSSDILSKPFDASKFALIYAGAQKNLGPSGVTVVIIRQDMIEQGNKNIPTMLRYETHSKNNSLYNTPPSFSVYMVGLVAKWIKNQGGLAAIAKHNEEKAALIYDAIDNSGGFYTGHAEKDSRSLMNITFRLPNEELEKEFNSEATRRGLNGLKGHRSVGGMRASIYNAMPREGCQALADFMREFQNQKG